One genomic window of Hirundo rustica isolate bHirRus1 chromosome 13, bHirRus1.pri.v3, whole genome shotgun sequence includes the following:
- the MPHOSPH10 gene encoding U3 small nucleolar ribonucleoprotein protein MPP10 yields the protein MAAVPGIPGAQGIRGIQTCLRVAGAAAARPECFLSVQDGLAADFRAMTKTLYDLNKGSSIVHGGPLKELVIENFDEEQIWQQLELQNNAVLDFFKKSIARDAKDEDLCLLSDQEEDGSDAEASSDKESEDNTMDVETEQMNVYTKDKDKTKAKEKQSKLRESIMQKYSDEDSDIDFDIEALEQQAKTAKETTLRKKGKKSVVDDKFFKLAEMEAFLEHAEKEDKEEEEEEEEINYFEDIISDDEEDFEEAKVKPIKSSRDMTYKDFFDPVDDDDGDEDAEEDQEEEADSAIEEQNEESMSEFEDMDEMVEHMRSKEASKKLTFSLPDDSETEDVTKVQSEKGISPSEIKSSFEKRQEKMSKKIKSLEEALLEEKPWQLKGEVTGQKRPENSLLEETVLFDHAVRMAPVITEETTFQLEDIIKQRILDEAWDDVVPKEKPKEEAFEYKKRISLDHEKSKLSLAEIYEQEYMKLHQQKTEEEENPEHKEIQEMMDSLFQKLDALCNFHFTPKPPVPEIKIVSNLPAISMEEVAPVAVSDAALLAPEEIKEKNKAGDVKTDAEKTPTDKKRELRKKKLRKRMKRREREKRQKLLEKMKPEEGTKLSKKAAAAKLKRLTKEGKASLLKDEGKDKALKSSQAFFSQLQDQVRMQIKDASKLKKKQKKEKAISVHKLKL from the exons ATGGCGGCGGTGCCGGGGATCCCGGGGGCCCAGGGCATCCGGGGGATCCAGACGTGCCTCAGAGtggcgggcgcggcggcggcgcgccCAGAGTGCTTCCTCAG TGTGCAGGATGGACTGGCTGCCGACTTCAGAGCAATGACAAAGACTCTCTATGATTTGAATAAAGGAAGTAGCATAGTTCATGGGGGCCCTCTGAAAGAGCTGGTGATAGAAAATTTTGATGAAGAACAGATTTGGCAGCAACTAGAACTCCAGAACAATGCAGTTCTCGATTTCTTCAAGAAATCCATTGCAAGGGATGCCAAGGATGAAGATCTTTGCCTTCTCTCAGACCAGGAAGAGGATGGCTCTGATGCAGAGGCCAGCAGTGACAAGGAGTCGGAAGACAACACAATGGATGTAGAAACCGAACAGATGAATGTTTATAcaaaagataaagataaaactaaagctaaagaaaagcaaagtaaacTCAGAGAAAGCATAATGCAGAAATACAGTGATGAGGATTCTGATATCGACTTTGATATTGAAGCATTGGAGCAACAAGCTAAAACAGCCAAGGAAACCACAttgagaaaaaagggaaaaaaatctgtagtgGATGACAAGTTTTTCAAGCTGGCTGAGATGGAAGCTTTTTTAGAACATGCAGAGAAGGAAGacaaggaagaggaggaggaagaagaagaaattaattattttgaagaCATTATCTCAGATGATGAGGAAGACTTTGAAGAAGCTAAAGTCAAA CCAATTAAAAGTTCTAGAGATATGACATACAAAGATTTCTTTGATCCagttgatgatgatgatggcgATGAGGATGCTGAAGAAGATCAGGAAGAGGAAGCAGACAGTGCTATTGAAGAGCAAAATGAAGAAAGTATGTCTGA ATTCGAGGATATGGATGAAATGGTGGAGCACATGAGAAGTAAAGAAGCTTCTAAAAAACTAACTTTTAGTTTGCCTGATGACAGTGAAACAGAAGATGTAACTAAAGTGCAATCAGAGAAGGGAATCAGTCCCAGTGAAATAAAGTCATCATTtgagaagagacaggaaaag atgagcaaaaaaataaagagcttGGAAGAAGCATTGTTAGAGGAGAAACCTTGGCAGCTTAAAGGGGAAGTGACTGGACAGAAACGCCCTGAGAACAGCCTTTTGGAAGAAACAGTGCTTTTTGACCATGCAGTCCGAATGG caccTGTGATCACAGAAGAAACTACTTTTCAGCTTGAAGATATCATTAAACAGAGAATATTGGATGAG GCATGGGATGACGTAgtaccaaaagaaaaacccaaagaggAAGCTTTTGAGTACAAGAAGAGGATCAGTTTGGATCATGAGAAGAGTAAACTGAGTCTTGCTGAAATCTATGAGCAAGAATACATGAAACTTCACCAG CAAAAgactgaagaggaagaaaatcctgAACACAAAGAAATTCAGGAAATGATGGATTCACTCTTCCAGAAGCTGGATGCACTTTGTAATTTCCACTTCACACCCAAACCA CCGGTGCCAGAAATTAAAATCGTTTCGAACCTTCCAGCTATAAGTATGGAAGAAGTAGCACCAGTTGCTGTTAGTGATGCTGCTCTCTTAGCACCAGAGGAGATCAAG gaaaagaacaaagctgGCGATGTAAAAACagatgcagaaaagactcccACAGACAAAAAACGAgaactaagaaagaaaaagctccGTAAACGTATGAAGcggagggaaagggagaaacgTCAAAAGCTTCTTGAAAAGATGAAACCAGAGGAAGGCACAAAACTTAGcaaaaaagctgctgcagcaaaattaaaaaggctTACCAAAGAAGGCAAAGCATCTCTGCTCAAG GATGAAGGTAAAGACAAGGCCTTGAAATCATCCCAGGCCTTCTTTTCTCAGCTACAAGATCAAGTGAGAATGCAAATCAAAGATGCCAGCaaattaaagaagaaacagaagaaggagaaagcaaTCTCTGTTCATAAATTGAAGTTGTAA
- the MCEE gene encoding methylmalonyl-CoA epimerase, mitochondrial produces MAAVLWRGAAGLLCRLQTSAPTVRALSSSKSFSQNIPSCLWKLGRLNHVAIAVPDLEKAQSLYKDVLGAQVSETVALPEHGVYTVFVELGNTKLELLHPLGEKSPIASFLQKNKTGGMHHICIEVDDIKAAMTELKKKKIRILSEEPKIGAHGKPVIFLHPKDCHGVLVELEQA; encoded by the exons ATGGCGGCGGTGCTGTGGCGCGGAGCGGCCG GGCTTCTTTGCAGATTGCAGACTTCTGCTCCCACAGTACGAGCTCTATCATCGTCAAAGTCCTTTTCACAAAACATTCCAAGCTGTTTGTGGAAACTGGGCCGACTTAATCACGTGGCCATTGCAGTGCCCGATTTGGAGAAAGCTCAGTCCTTGTATAAGGATGTGTTAGGAGCCCAGGTGAGTGAGACTGTTGCTCTTCCTGAACATGGTGTCTACACTGTTTTTGTGGAGCTGGGAAATACCAAGCTGGAACTTCTACATCCTTTAGGAGAGAAAAGTCCCATTGCAAGCTTCCTGCAAAAAAACAAGACTGGAGGAATGCATCATATCTGCATTGAG GTTGATGACATAAAAGCGGCTATgacagagctgaagaaaaaaaagatacgAATACTGAGTGAAGAACCAAAAATAGGTGCACATGGcaaacctgtgatttttcttcACCCTAAAGATTGCCATGGAGTCCTTGTGGAACTTGAGCAAGCTTGA